A DNA window from Arachis duranensis cultivar V14167 chromosome 3, aradu.V14167.gnm2.J7QH, whole genome shotgun sequence contains the following coding sequences:
- the LOC107480515 gene encoding probable trehalose-phosphate phosphatase J has product MLTMTQQNVVVPAEETKRAQKPPAIPGAYIPIPRRTVLKTLEINAWLDSMRASSPTHLKSTPSLAQDHSSSWILNHPSALDMFQQIIHASKGKQIVMFLDYDGTLSPIVDDPDRAFMSDSMRKTVRKLATCFPTAIVTGRCRDKVYNFVRLAELYYAGSHGMDIKGPTKTSKYNKDTKSEAVLFQPAAEFLPLIDEVYQQLVEKTKSTPGARVENNKFCVSVHFRCVDEKKWSELAQQVRSVLNKYRKLRLSQGRKVLEIRPTIKWDKGKALDFLLESLGFADCSDVFPVYIGDDRTDEDAFKKLRDRGQGLGILVSKFPKDTNAAYSLQEPNEVMDFLQRLVEWKKESLQASSLM; this is encoded by the exons atgctCACTATGACGCAACAGAATGTGGTTGTGCCCGCCGAGGAGACTAAAAGGGCGCAAAAGCCACCGGCTATACCGGGAGCCTACATTCCCATTCCCAGGAGGACTGTCTTGAAGACCCTTGAAATCAATGCTTGGCTTGACTCCATGAGAGCATCTTCTCCCACTCATCTCAAATCCACTCCTTCTCTCGCTCAAGACCACTCCTCTTCTTGGATT CTTAACCACCCATCGGCACTAGACATGTTTCAACAAATCATACATGCATCAAAGGGAAAGCAAATAGTCATGTTTCTCGACTATGATGGCACCTTGTCACCCATAGTCGATGACCCCGATCGTGCTTTCATGTCCGATTCA aTGAGAAAGACTGTGAGGAAGCTTGCAACGTGTTTTCCTACTGCTATAGTTACGGGCAGATGCAGAGACAAG GTATATAACTTTGTTCGGTTGGCGGAACTATATTATGCTGGAAGCCATGGCATGGATATAAAAGGCCCAACAAAAACCTCCAAATATAACAAA GACACCAAGTCAGAGGCAGTTCTTTTTCAACCTGCCGCTGAATTTCTTCCTCTCATAGATGAG GTGTACCAACAGTTGGTTGAGAAAACGAAATCAACTCCTGGTGCTCGGGTGGAGAACAACAAATTTTGTGTGTCTGTCCATTTTCGTTGTGTTGACGAGAAG AAATGGAGTGAACTGGCGCAACAAGTGAGATCAGTGTTAAACAAGTACCGGAAGCTTCGTCTTAGCCAAGGGAGGAAG GTATTGGAGATTCGTCCTACTATTAAATGGGACAAAGGGAAGGCCCTCgattttttgttagagtctCTTG GATTTGCCGACTGTAGTGATGTATTTCCTGTTTATATTGGAGATGATAGAACCGATGAAGATGCATTCAAG AAATTGAGAGACAGAGGACAAGGTCTTGGAATTCTTGTCTCGAAATTTCCGAAAGACACTAATGCAGCATACTCTTTACAAGAACCTAATGAG GTTATGGACTTTCTTCAACGTTTGGTGGAGTGGAAGAAAGAATCCCTGCAAGCATCTTCGTTGATGTAA